In one Aeromicrobium wangtongii genomic region, the following are encoded:
- a CDS encoding proline--tRNA ligase — protein MSRLFLRTLRDDPADAEVPSHKLLVRAGYVRRVAPGIYSWLPLGLKVLAKVERIIREEMESIGAQEVRFPALLPREPYEASNRWTEYGPNLFRLKDRKGNDMLLGPTHEEMFALLVKDLYSSYKDLPLSLFQIQTKYRDEARPRAGILRGREFIMKDSYSFDIDDAGLERSYQAHREAYIRIFDRLGFEYVIVKADSGAMGGSASEEFLAVSETGEDTFVRSAGGYAANVEAVTTVVPDAIPLDGLPAAHVEQTPGTPTIETLVAHLNEAFPRDDRPWEGSDTLKNVLVILRHPDGTREPLAIGLPGDREVDAKRLEAFAAPAEVEAFDDKDFAANPALVKGYIGPEALGLESASGIRYLLDPRVVEGSSWVTGANVSGSHVIDLVAGRDFTADGTIEAAEVRVGDPAPDGSGPLELARGIEMGHIFQLGRKYAEVLDLKVLDENGKLVTVTMGSYGVGVSRAVAAVAEYAHDDAGLIWPRELAPFDVHLIVAGKDETVVAGAEQVYADLVGEGFDVLFDDRLGKVSPGVKFKDAELIGVPTIVVVGKGFVDGVVEVKDRATGERQDVPLADLISTLRG, from the coding sequence ATGTCCAGGCTCTTCCTCCGTACGCTCCGCGACGATCCGGCCGATGCCGAGGTGCCCAGCCACAAGCTGCTGGTCCGTGCGGGCTATGTCCGCCGCGTGGCGCCGGGCATCTACTCGTGGCTGCCGCTGGGCCTGAAGGTCCTGGCCAAGGTGGAGCGCATCATCCGCGAGGAGATGGAGTCCATCGGCGCCCAGGAGGTCCGCTTCCCGGCGCTGCTGCCGCGGGAGCCCTACGAGGCGTCCAACCGCTGGACCGAGTACGGCCCGAACCTCTTCCGCCTCAAGGACCGCAAGGGCAATGACATGCTCCTGGGCCCCACGCACGAGGAGATGTTCGCGCTGCTGGTCAAGGACCTGTACTCGTCGTACAAGGACCTGCCCCTGAGCCTGTTCCAGATCCAGACCAAGTACCGCGACGAGGCCCGCCCCCGCGCCGGCATCCTGCGTGGGCGCGAGTTCATCATGAAGGACTCGTACTCCTTCGACATCGACGACGCCGGCCTGGAGCGGTCGTACCAGGCGCACCGCGAGGCCTACATCCGCATCTTCGACCGGCTCGGCTTCGAGTACGTCATCGTCAAGGCCGACTCCGGCGCGATGGGCGGCTCGGCCAGCGAGGAGTTCCTTGCGGTCTCCGAGACCGGCGAGGACACGTTCGTGCGGTCCGCCGGCGGCTACGCGGCCAATGTCGAGGCCGTGACGACGGTCGTCCCGGACGCCATCCCGCTCGACGGCCTGCCCGCGGCGCACGTCGAGCAGACCCCGGGCACGCCCACGATCGAGACCCTCGTGGCGCACCTCAACGAGGCGTTCCCGCGCGACGACCGCCCGTGGGAGGGCTCGGACACGCTGAAGAACGTCCTGGTGATCCTGCGCCACCCCGACGGGACGCGTGAGCCGCTGGCCATCGGCCTGCCCGGCGACCGCGAGGTCGACGCCAAGCGGCTGGAGGCCTTCGCCGCGCCTGCCGAGGTCGAGGCGTTCGACGACAAGGACTTCGCCGCCAACCCCGCACTGGTCAAGGGCTACATCGGGCCCGAGGCGCTGGGCCTGGAGAGCGCGAGCGGCATCCGCTACCTGCTCGATCCCCGCGTGGTCGAGGGCTCGTCGTGGGTCACCGGCGCCAACGTCTCCGGCTCACACGTCATCGACCTGGTGGCCGGCCGTGACTTCACCGCCGACGGGACGATCGAGGCCGCCGAGGTGCGCGTGGGCGATCCCGCCCCGGACGGCTCCGGACCGCTCGAGCTGGCGCGGGGCATCGAGATGGGCCACATCTTCCAGCTCGGCCGCAAGTACGCCGAGGTGCTCGATCTGAAGGTGCTGGACGAGAACGGCAAGCTCGTGACCGTCACGATGGGCTCGTACGGCGTCGGTGTCTCCCGCGCGGTCGCGGCCGTCGCCGAGTACGCGCACGACGACGCCGGGCTGATCTGGCCCCGCGAGCTGGCGCCCTTCGACGTGCACCTGATCGTGGCGGGCAAGGACGAGACGGTCGTCGCCGGAGCCGAGCAGGTCTACGCCGACCTCGTGGGGGAGGGCTTCGACGTCCTGTTCGACGACCGTCTCGGCAAGGTCTCGCCCGGCGTCAAGTTCAAGGACGCCGAGCTGATCGGCGTCCCGACGATCGTCGTGGTCGGCAAGGGCTTCGTCGATGGTGTCGTGGAGGTCAAGGACCGGGCGACCGGCGAGCGCCAGGACGTCCCCCTGGCCGACCTGATCTCGACCCTGCGCGGCTGA
- a CDS encoding DoxX family protein — MTRDIKLMAGAFVGMGVLHFVKPGPFERIVPKVLPRKKELVYASGVVEIAAGALMLNDRTRRLGGLGAVALLLAVFPANVQMAADVVRSRRAPRWYKAGTIARLPLQLPMIRIALKAARS; from the coding sequence ATGACTCGCGACATCAAGCTGATGGCCGGCGCCTTCGTCGGCATGGGCGTGCTCCACTTCGTCAAGCCCGGTCCCTTCGAGCGCATCGTCCCGAAGGTGCTCCCGCGCAAGAAGGAGCTGGTCTACGCCTCCGGTGTCGTCGAGATCGCTGCCGGCGCCCTGATGCTGAACGACCGCACCCGGCGGCTCGGTGGCCTGGGTGCCGTGGCACTGCTCCTCGCGGTGTTCCCGGCGAACGTCCAGATGGCCGCGGACGTGGTGCGCAGCCGTCGCGCGCCCCGTTGGTACAAGGCCGGGACGATCGCGCGGCTGCCGCTGCAGCTGCCCATGATCCGCATCGCGCTGAAGGCCGCCCGGAGCTGA
- a CDS encoding GNAT family N-acetyltransferase has product MLRTTTHLRALTPQDLPELHRLLDLDPLVNLFVRNRVDATKLQARWLGGQVWGYFEDGALVSACHAGANVVPVEATPAALEMFAEQILADNIRPSSIVGPRDTVLPFWKLLEPRWGPARSPRLAQPFMVLDRDSRIPPDPRVRPVLIDEFEAVYPACVAMFTEEVGVDPEATSRAGYRARVAQLISQGWSFAIIEDGEVIFKTEVGAATPQACQLQGVYVHPDLRGQGIAGPAIAGVVHLVRQTIAPIVTLYVNDHNTVARRAYERVGFEHTTTFASILL; this is encoded by the coding sequence GTGCTGAGGACGACGACTCATCTTCGTGCCCTGACGCCCCAGGACCTGCCCGAGCTGCACCGGCTGCTCGACCTCGACCCGCTGGTCAACCTGTTCGTCCGCAACCGGGTCGACGCCACGAAGCTGCAGGCCCGCTGGCTCGGCGGTCAGGTGTGGGGGTACTTCGAGGACGGCGCCCTGGTGTCGGCGTGCCACGCCGGTGCCAATGTCGTGCCGGTGGAGGCGACGCCCGCCGCGCTGGAGATGTTCGCCGAGCAGATCCTGGCCGACAACATCCGACCGTCGTCGATCGTCGGGCCGCGGGACACCGTCCTCCCGTTCTGGAAGCTGCTCGAGCCACGCTGGGGGCCGGCGCGGTCGCCCCGGCTCGCGCAGCCGTTCATGGTGCTGGACCGCGACAGCCGCATCCCGCCCGATCCGCGGGTGCGGCCGGTGCTGATCGACGAGTTCGAGGCCGTCTACCCGGCCTGTGTCGCGATGTTCACCGAGGAGGTCGGTGTCGACCCCGAGGCCACCAGCCGGGCCGGGTACCGGGCACGGGTCGCGCAGCTCATCTCCCAGGGCTGGTCCTTCGCGATCATCGAGGACGGCGAGGTCATCTTCAAGACCGAGGTCGGAGCAGCCACGCCCCAGGCCTGCCAGCTGCAGGGCGTGTACGTGCACCCCGACCTGCGCGGCCAGGGCATCGCCGGGCCGGCCATCGCGGGCGTCGTGCACCTCGTGCGCCAGACGATCGCGCCGATCGTGACCCTCTACGTCAACGACCACAACACGGTGGCGCGGCGCGCGTACGAACGCGTCGGCTTCGAGCACACGACCACCTTCGCGTCCATCCTGCTGTGA
- the ispG gene encoding flavodoxin-dependent (E)-4-hydroxy-3-methylbut-2-enyl-diphosphate synthase, giving the protein MSTDLGLPAMPPPVLAPRRKTRKIKVGSVYVGGDAPVSVQSMTTTLTSDVNTTLQQIAELTAAGCDIVRVACPSQDDADALPEIAKHSNIPVIADIHFQPKYVFAAIDAGCAAVRVNPGNIRKFDDQVGAIARAAKDAGVSIRIGVNAGSLDKRIFDKYGSATPEALVESAVWEASLFEEHDFHDFKISVKHNDPVVMVKAYEMLSERGDWPLHLGVTEAGPAFQGTIKSSVAFGSLLSKGIGDTIRVSLSAPPVEEVKVGIQILQSLNLRPRKLEIVSCPSCGRAQVDVYTLAEQVTAGLEGLEVPLRVAVMGCVVNGPGEAREADLGVASGNGKGQIFVKGEVIKTVPESKIVETLIEEAMRLAEGMEPVDGATPAVSIS; this is encoded by the coding sequence ATGAGTACGGACCTCGGACTCCCGGCCATGCCGCCGCCGGTGCTCGCGCCGCGGCGCAAGACGCGCAAGATCAAGGTCGGCTCGGTGTACGTGGGCGGCGACGCTCCCGTCTCGGTGCAGTCGATGACCACGACGCTGACCTCCGACGTCAACACGACGTTGCAGCAGATCGCCGAGCTGACCGCCGCGGGTTGTGACATCGTCCGCGTTGCGTGCCCCAGCCAGGACGATGCCGACGCGCTGCCGGAGATCGCGAAGCACTCCAACATCCCGGTCATCGCCGACATCCACTTCCAGCCCAAGTACGTCTTCGCTGCGATCGACGCCGGCTGCGCCGCGGTACGCGTCAACCCGGGCAATATCCGCAAGTTCGACGACCAGGTCGGCGCGATCGCCCGTGCGGCCAAGGACGCCGGCGTCTCGATCCGCATCGGCGTCAACGCCGGCTCGCTGGACAAGCGCATCTTCGACAAGTACGGCTCCGCCACACCCGAGGCGCTGGTCGAGTCCGCCGTGTGGGAGGCGTCCCTGTTCGAGGAGCACGACTTCCACGACTTCAAGATCTCGGTCAAGCACAACGACCCGGTCGTGATGGTCAAGGCGTACGAGATGCTCTCCGAGCGTGGCGACTGGCCGCTGCACCTCGGTGTCACCGAGGCCGGGCCCGCCTTCCAGGGCACGATCAAGAGCTCGGTCGCCTTCGGCTCCCTGCTCAGCAAGGGCATCGGCGACACGATCCGCGTCTCCCTGTCGGCCCCGCCGGTCGAGGAGGTCAAGGTCGGCATCCAGATCCTGCAGTCGCTGAACCTGCGTCCCCGCAAGCTCGAGATCGTGTCGTGCCCGTCGTGCGGTCGCGCCCAGGTCGACGTCTACACGCTGGCCGAGCAGGTCACCGCGGGTCTCGAGGGGCTCGAGGTGCCGCTGCGCGTGGCCGTCATGGGCTGCGTCGTCAACGGTCCGGGCGAGGCCCGTGAGGCCGACCTCGGCGTCGCCTCCGGCAACGGCAAGGGTCAGATCTTCGTCAAGGGCGAGGTCATCAAGACCGTCCCGGAGTCCAAGATCGTCGAGACGCTCATCGAGGAGGCCATGCGCCTCGCCGAGGGCATGGAGCCCGTCGACGGCGCGACGCCGGCCGTCAGCATCAGCTGA
- a CDS encoding M50 family metallopeptidase, translating to MSDAVIYTIGVVVFVLGVVLSIALHECGHMYPAKKFGIKVTQFFVGFGNTVWSTKRGETEYGIKSIPLGGYVKLVGMLPPAKDADPHEVRKTNTGMFTQLISDARTAEYEHVKDDDLDRLFYRKPWWQKLIVMSGGPIVNIIIAVFLFGVVFMGFGALTPTTTVQAVSDCAISDAEAGRTCKPTDPQTPASKAGLQPGDRITAFNGEKIDDWEQLSKDIRANGSREATIEFVRDGRPMSATVATSVLARADLDDPTKTVEVGFLGVTPTEEMQRQGPLYVVDVMGDYVVATAKAIWHLPERMVDVTRAAFGADRDPEGPISVVGASRVAGESFTIDDPTWSERAQRVLVLLAGLNLFLAMFNFIPLLPLDGGHIAGALWEAVRRGFAKLRGAPDPGYVDVAKMLPVAYGVGAILILMSVILIYADIVNPVSLS from the coding sequence ATGAGCGATGCGGTGATCTACACGATCGGCGTGGTGGTTTTCGTCCTCGGAGTCGTGCTCTCGATCGCATTGCACGAGTGCGGGCACATGTACCCGGCGAAGAAGTTCGGCATCAAGGTCACCCAGTTCTTCGTGGGCTTCGGCAACACGGTCTGGTCGACCAAGCGTGGCGAGACCGAGTACGGCATCAAGTCGATCCCGCTGGGCGGCTACGTCAAGCTCGTCGGGATGCTGCCGCCGGCCAAGGACGCCGATCCGCACGAGGTGCGCAAGACCAACACGGGCATGTTCACCCAGCTGATCTCCGACGCCCGCACCGCGGAGTACGAGCACGTCAAGGACGACGATCTCGACCGGCTCTTCTACCGCAAGCCGTGGTGGCAGAAGCTGATCGTGATGTCCGGCGGCCCGATCGTCAACATCATCATCGCGGTGTTCCTGTTCGGCGTCGTGTTCATGGGCTTCGGTGCCCTGACGCCCACCACGACCGTCCAGGCGGTGTCGGACTGCGCCATCAGCGATGCCGAGGCCGGACGCACCTGCAAGCCGACCGATCCGCAGACGCCGGCCAGCAAGGCCGGTCTGCAGCCGGGTGACCGGATCACCGCATTCAACGGCGAGAAGATCGACGACTGGGAGCAGCTGTCCAAGGACATCCGCGCCAACGGCTCGCGAGAGGCCACGATCGAGTTCGTCCGCGACGGCAGGCCGATGAGCGCGACGGTCGCGACCTCGGTGCTGGCGCGCGCCGACCTGGACGACCCGACCAAGACCGTCGAGGTGGGCTTCCTGGGCGTCACGCCCACCGAGGAGATGCAGCGCCAGGGCCCGCTGTACGTCGTGGACGTGATGGGCGACTACGTCGTGGCCACCGCCAAGGCGATCTGGCACCTGCCTGAGCGCATGGTCGACGTGACCCGGGCGGCCTTCGGCGCCGACCGCGATCCCGAGGGACCGATCAGCGTCGTCGGCGCGAGCCGGGTGGCGGGGGAGTCGTTCACGATCGACGACCCGACGTGGTCGGAGCGGGCGCAGCGCGTGCTGGTCCTGCTGGCCGGGCTGAACCTGTTCCTGGCCATGTTCAACTTCATCCCGTTGCTGCCCCTGGACGGCGGCCACATCGCCGGCGCCCTCTGGGAGGCCGTGCGCCGCGGCTTCGCGAAGCTGCGGGGGGCACCCGATCCGGGATACGTCGACGTCGCCAAGATGCTGCCCGTCGCCTACGGTGTGGGCGCGATCCTTATCCTGATGAGTGTGATCCTGATCTACGCAGACATCGTCAACCCAGTGAGCCTCTCATGA
- the dxr gene encoding 1-deoxy-D-xylulose-5-phosphate reductoisomerase: protein MRKRVAILGSTGSIGTQALEVIAANPDRFEVVALAAGGSNPRLLAEQAIAFDVPLVAVARASAAEDVQLALYAEAQRRGYAHGDHRVPRLLAGPDAATQVARTPCDVVLNGMTGAVGLLPTLAALEAGTTLALANKESLIIGGSLVTGAAKPGQLVPVDSEHSALAQAMRGERPEDVRKLVVTASGGPFRGRTRAELADVTPEQASAHPTWDMGPVITINSATLVNKGLEVIEANLLFDIGFDRIEVVVHPPSIVHSMVEFVDGATMLQASPPDMKLPIALGLAWPERVPDAAAGCDWTQPATWEFFPLDEEAFPAVSLARAAGAFGRTGPAVFNAANEVCVDAFVDGHLDFLGIVDTVGEVLDEHMSDPDAARQEMSLDGVLGADTWARQRAAELVEKR, encoded by the coding sequence ATGCGCAAGCGTGTCGCCATTCTCGGCTCGACCGGCTCGATCGGTACCCAGGCCCTCGAGGTCATCGCCGCCAACCCCGATCGGTTCGAGGTCGTCGCCCTCGCAGCCGGTGGCAGCAACCCACGACTGCTGGCCGAGCAGGCCATCGCCTTCGACGTCCCGCTCGTCGCGGTGGCCCGGGCCAGCGCCGCCGAGGACGTCCAGCTGGCGCTCTACGCCGAGGCGCAGCGCCGGGGATACGCCCACGGCGACCACCGGGTGCCGCGGCTGCTGGCCGGCCCTGACGCCGCCACGCAGGTCGCCCGCACGCCGTGCGACGTCGTGCTCAACGGCATGACCGGCGCGGTGGGCCTGTTGCCGACCCTCGCGGCGCTGGAGGCCGGCACGACGTTGGCCCTGGCCAACAAGGAGTCGCTGATCATCGGCGGGTCGCTGGTCACCGGTGCCGCGAAGCCCGGCCAGCTGGTCCCGGTCGACTCCGAGCACTCCGCGCTGGCGCAGGCGATGAGGGGCGAGCGTCCCGAGGACGTCCGCAAGCTCGTCGTCACCGCCAGCGGCGGGCCGTTCCGTGGACGGACCCGGGCCGAGCTCGCCGACGTCACGCCCGAGCAGGCGTCCGCCCACCCGACCTGGGACATGGGCCCGGTCATCACGATCAACTCCGCGACCCTGGTCAACAAGGGCCTGGAGGTGATCGAGGCCAATCTGCTGTTCGACATCGGCTTTGACCGGATCGAGGTCGTGGTCCATCCGCCGTCGATCGTCCACTCGATGGTCGAGTTCGTCGACGGCGCCACGATGCTGCAGGCTTCCCCGCCCGACATGAAGCTGCCCATCGCCCTCGGCCTGGCCTGGCCCGAACGGGTGCCGGATGCTGCGGCCGGCTGCGACTGGACGCAGCCGGCGACGTGGGAGTTCTTTCCCCTCGACGAGGAGGCGTTCCCGGCCGTCAGCCTGGCCCGCGCCGCCGGCGCCTTCGGGCGCACGGGGCCGGCGGTGTTCAACGCCGCCAACGAGGTGTGCGTCGACGCATTCGTCGACGGGCACTTGGACTTCCTCGGCATAGTGGACACGGTGGGCGAAGTCCTGGACGAGCACATGTCCGATCCGGACGCAGCCCGCCAGGAAATGTCCCTCGACGGCGTGCTGGGCGCCGACACATGGGCCCGGCAGCGGGCCGCGGAGCTGGTGGAGAAGCGATGA
- a CDS encoding ABC transporter permease gives MSSAVATIDTTRPEVPFGRLVRVEIRKMFDTRSGFWLMLSTGILLALTVGITLLVIALDDDTSLSAGDFSSVLTIPLSILLPVFAIVTVTSEWGQRSHLSLFTLEPRRGRIIGAKLVSVLVLAVGTIVLALVLGAIANVVGAAIGGYDVVWNLDASNIAWTIALQLAYFLMAFALSMVFLSSPGTIVVFYIFALLLPFMVYPPLFFAFDWAQDLIPWVDFNYAASPLVSGEDFGGETVDVGFLQYAQFATTLVLWIVIPFVIGLRRVLTTEVK, from the coding sequence ATGAGCAGCGCAGTCGCCACGATCGACACGACGCGGCCGGAGGTCCCGTTCGGACGCCTGGTCCGGGTCGAGATCCGCAAGATGTTCGACACCCGGTCCGGTTTCTGGCTGATGCTCTCGACCGGCATCCTGCTGGCGCTGACCGTCGGCATCACGCTGCTGGTCATCGCTCTGGACGATGACACGTCGCTCAGCGCCGGCGACTTCTCGTCGGTCCTGACGATCCCGCTGTCGATCCTGCTCCCGGTCTTCGCGATCGTGACGGTCACCAGCGAGTGGGGGCAGCGCAGCCACCTGTCGCTGTTCACGCTCGAGCCGCGGAGGGGCCGCATCATCGGCGCCAAGCTGGTCAGCGTCCTGGTGCTCGCGGTCGGCACGATCGTGCTGGCACTGGTCCTGGGCGCGATCGCCAACGTGGTGGGTGCGGCCATCGGCGGCTACGACGTCGTGTGGAACCTCGATGCCAGCAACATCGCCTGGACCATCGCGCTGCAGCTCGCGTACTTCCTGATGGCGTTCGCGCTGTCGATGGTGTTCCTGAGCTCTCCCGGCACGATCGTGGTGTTCTACATCTTCGCGCTGCTGCTGCCGTTCATGGTCTACCCGCCGCTGTTCTTCGCCTTCGACTGGGCGCAGGACCTCATCCCGTGGGTCGACTTCAACTACGCGGCGAGCCCACTCGTCTCCGGTGAGGACTTCGGTGGCGAAACCGTCGACGTCGGGTTCCTGCAGTACGCGCAGTTCGCGACCACGCTGGTGCTGTGGATCGTCATTCCGTTCGTGATCGGCCTGCGACGGGTGCTCACGACCGAGGTCAAGTAG
- a CDS encoding ABC transporter ATP-binding protein, translating to MITVDRLTKTYGGYRAVDDVSFTCRPGAVTGFLGPNGAGKSTTMRIIAGLTRATSGTALVSGVDYQHIPNPGTQVGVLLDASAQHAGRTGREILTLSALTMGLPTSRVDEMLELVSLTKSESKRRVRNYSLGMRQRLGIANALLGDPKILILDEPANGLDPAGIHWMRALLRDYADRGGTVLLSSHLLHEIEVIADEIIVIGHGKIVAQGTKDELLKNAGTFVKAGDMSGLANALTAAGIDARPSGDGGLRTEATAELVGKAAAAGGVALLELRKAEGAGLEEMFLELTSDTQRDVITPEGAQS from the coding sequence ATGATCACAGTTGACCGACTCACCAAGACCTACGGCGGCTACCGAGCCGTCGATGACGTCTCCTTCACGTGCCGGCCCGGCGCCGTCACCGGCTTCCTCGGTCCCAACGGCGCCGGCAAGTCCACGACCATGCGTATCATCGCCGGTCTGACGCGGGCCACGTCCGGCACCGCCCTGGTCAGTGGCGTCGACTACCAGCACATCCCGAACCCGGGCACGCAGGTCGGCGTCCTGCTGGACGCCTCCGCGCAGCACGCCGGTCGCACCGGACGCGAGATCCTGACCCTCAGCGCCCTCACGATGGGCCTGCCGACCTCGCGCGTCGACGAGATGCTCGAGCTGGTGAGCCTGACCAAGTCCGAGTCCAAGCGCCGCGTGCGCAACTACTCGCTCGGCATGCGCCAGCGCCTCGGCATCGCCAATGCGCTGCTCGGGGACCCCAAGATCCTGATCCTCGACGAGCCGGCCAACGGGCTCGATCCCGCGGGCATCCACTGGATGCGCGCCCTGCTGCGCGACTATGCCGACCGGGGCGGCACCGTCCTGCTGTCGTCCCACCTGCTGCACGAGATCGAGGTCATCGCCGACGAGATCATCGTCATCGGGCACGGCAAGATCGTGGCCCAGGGCACCAAGGACGAGCTGCTCAAGAACGCCGGCACGTTCGTGAAGGCCGGCGACATGTCCGGTCTCGCCAACGCGCTGACGGCTGCGGGGATCGACGCCAGGCCGTCCGGAGACGGCGGCCTGCGCACGGAGGCCACCGCAGAGCTGGTCGGCAAGGCCGCTGCCGCCGGGGGCGTCGCGCTCCTGGAGCTGCGGAAGGCCGAGGGTGCGGGTCTGGAAGAGATGTTCCTCGAGCTCACCAGCGACACCCAGCGCGACGTCATCACCCCCGAAGGAGCCCAGTCATGA
- a CDS encoding sensor histidine kinase has protein sequence MHPVTYQPPVSWWDNAWRIALVLLISALAWAELARWQWENRQWWFWCDLTIGLVSLLLLRWRRRHPFAVALATNLAGFVSVSAGGPATLALVSLATRRRWREVLPVSLVGLAAGVTVEALNPVGVESYALTILFLVLILAVTVGWGMYIGSRRELMATLRERAVTAETEQAARVAQARTAERARIAREMHDVLAHRISLVTMHAGALVYRQDLSADEMRAAAGIIQDNAHEAMVELREVLGILRDGPGDAHPELPQPAASDVPALLDEARSSGMRLEQVGAVDLAAVPESLGRTVYRVVQEALTNARKHAPDTLVTVTFAGGPSEGLRVIVRNPMPIGAGARAPESGLGLIGLAERTALAGGTLTHRLSPDRAFILTAWLPWPA, from the coding sequence GTGCACCCCGTGACGTACCAGCCGCCCGTGTCGTGGTGGGACAACGCGTGGCGGATCGCCCTCGTGCTGCTGATCTCGGCCCTGGCCTGGGCCGAGCTGGCCCGGTGGCAGTGGGAGAACCGCCAGTGGTGGTTCTGGTGCGACCTGACCATCGGTCTGGTGAGCCTGCTGCTGCTGCGCTGGCGGCGCCGGCACCCGTTCGCGGTCGCCTTGGCCACCAACCTCGCCGGGTTCGTCTCGGTGTCCGCGGGCGGCCCGGCCACGCTGGCACTCGTCTCGCTGGCGACCCGGCGGCGGTGGCGCGAGGTCCTGCCGGTCAGCCTCGTGGGTCTGGCCGCCGGGGTGACCGTCGAGGCCCTCAACCCCGTCGGCGTCGAGTCGTACGCGCTCACGATCTTGTTCCTCGTGCTGATCTTGGCCGTCACCGTCGGATGGGGCATGTACATCGGCTCCCGCCGCGAGCTGATGGCGACGCTGCGCGAGCGCGCCGTGACCGCCGAGACCGAGCAGGCGGCCCGGGTCGCGCAGGCCCGGACGGCCGAGCGCGCGCGCATCGCCCGCGAGATGCACGACGTCCTGGCGCACCGGATCTCGCTGGTGACGATGCACGCCGGGGCGCTGGTCTACCGCCAGGACCTGTCGGCGGACGAGATGCGGGCCGCCGCCGGGATCATCCAGGACAACGCCCACGAGGCGATGGTCGAGCTGCGGGAGGTGCTGGGCATCCTGCGGGACGGTCCCGGCGACGCCCATCCCGAGCTGCCGCAGCCCGCCGCGTCCGACGTCCCGGCGTTGCTGGACGAGGCACGGTCGTCGGGGATGCGGCTCGAGCAGGTCGGCGCGGTCGACCTGGCCGCGGTGCCCGAGTCGCTGGGCCGCACGGTCTATCGGGTCGTGCAGGAAGCACTGACCAATGCCCGCAAGCACGCCCCCGACACGCTGGTGACCGTGACGTTCGCGGGTGGACCGAGCGAGGGTCTGCGGGTCATCGTCCGCAACCCGATGCCGATCGGGGCGGGGGCGCGGGCGCCCGAGTCGGGTCTGGGCCTGATCGGCCTGGCCGAGCGTACGGCGCTGGCCGGCGGCACCCTGACGCACCGCCTCTCCCCCGACCGCGCGTTCATCCTCACCGCATGGCTACCGTGGCCGGCATGA
- a CDS encoding response regulator transcription factor, translating into MTVRVLLTDDDALVRAGLALMLGGSPDIAVVGEATNGREAVDRVRAGGIDVVLMDIRMPVMDGIAATAAVLALPEPPKVIVLTTFDADEYVVRALAAGANGFLLKDTAPADIVDAVSRVVAGEPMLSPAITEQLIRQVTDAAPDARADIAQRRIACLTDREREVAVAVGRGSSNAEIAAALHMSIATVKAHISRIFTKLDATNRVQVAITMYEAELL; encoded by the coding sequence ATGACGGTCCGTGTCCTGCTCACCGATGACGACGCACTCGTCCGGGCCGGCCTGGCGCTGATGCTCGGCGGGTCGCCGGACATCGCCGTGGTGGGCGAGGCGACCAACGGCCGCGAGGCCGTCGACCGCGTGCGCGCCGGCGGGATCGACGTCGTGCTGATGGACATCCGCATGCCGGTCATGGACGGGATCGCCGCGACGGCGGCCGTCCTGGCTCTCCCGGAGCCCCCCAAGGTCATCGTCCTGACCACGTTCGACGCCGACGAGTACGTGGTGCGGGCCCTCGCGGCGGGCGCCAACGGCTTCCTGCTCAAGGACACCGCCCCGGCAGACATCGTCGACGCGGTCTCGCGGGTCGTCGCCGGGGAGCCGATGCTGTCTCCGGCCATCACCGAGCAGCTCATCCGCCAGGTGACCGATGCGGCGCCGGACGCCCGCGCGGACATCGCCCAGCGTCGGATCGCCTGCCTGACCGACCGGGAGCGCGAGGTCGCCGTCGCCGTCGGGCGCGGCTCGTCCAATGCCGAGATCGCCGCGGCGCTGCACATGAGCATCGCGACGGTGAAGGCACACATCTCGCGCATCTTCACCAAGCTCGACGCGACCAACCGGGTGCAGGTGGCGATCACGATGTACGAGGCCGAGCTGCTGTAG